A region of bacterium DNA encodes the following proteins:
- a CDS encoding ABC transporter ATP-binding protein, whose protein sequence is MQTHGLTRRFGDLVAVDQIDLMVPRERIFGFLGPNGSGKSTTIRMLCGLLLPSEGSAEVLGLDASRDAEILRARIGYMTQRFSLYEDLSVLENLRFLAQIHSMTRERRKARIDEQLARFDLAARAEQLSGTLSGGQKQRLALAAATLHEPELLFLDEPTSAVDPQSRRDFWETLFDLVDQGTTILVSTHFMDEAERCHELAILDEGQLVASGEPDALMAAIDAAVVEIEVERSREASKQLETLPYVQSVAQLGSRLHALVDRTTEEPAARLQHALAEADLEARCHEATANLEDVFVAATRDRSEASP, encoded by the coding sequence ATCCAAACCCACGGGTTGACCCGCCGCTTCGGCGACCTGGTGGCCGTGGACCAGATCGACCTGATGGTCCCGCGCGAGCGCATCTTCGGCTTTCTCGGCCCCAACGGCTCGGGGAAGTCGACCACGATTCGCATGCTATGCGGCCTACTGCTTCCGAGCGAAGGCAGCGCCGAGGTGCTGGGCCTCGATGCCTCACGCGATGCCGAGATCTTGCGCGCACGCATCGGCTACATGACCCAGCGCTTCTCCCTCTACGAGGACCTCTCCGTCCTCGAGAACCTGCGCTTCCTTGCACAGATTCACAGCATGACACGCGAGCGGCGCAAGGCGCGGATCGACGAGCAGCTTGCCCGCTTCGACCTGGCCGCTCGTGCCGAACAGCTCTCCGGCACGCTCTCTGGAGGCCAGAAGCAGCGGCTCGCCCTGGCCGCCGCGACCCTCCACGAGCCCGAGCTGCTCTTCCTCGACGAGCCCACCAGTGCGGTCGATCCCCAGAGTCGCCGCGACTTCTGGGAGACGCTCTTCGACCTGGTGGACCAGGGAACGACGATCCTCGTCTCTACCCACTTCATGGACGAGGCCGAGCGTTGCCATGAACTCGCCATCCTCGACGAGGGGCAGCTCGTCGCATCCGGGGAGCCCGACGCGCTGATGGCGGCGATCGACGCGGCGGTGGTCGAGATCGAGGTCGAGCGCTCCCGCGAAGCGTCCAAGCAACTGGAGACCCTGCCCTACGTGCAGAGCGTCGCGCAGCTCGGAAGCCGCCTCCACGCGCTGGTGGACCGCACGACCGAGGAGCCCGCCGCTCGCCTTCAGCATGCCCTGGCAGAGGCCGACCTCGAGGCCCGATGTCATGAAGCCACCGCCAATCTGGAGGACGTCTTCGTCGCCGCCACCCGCGACAGGTCAGAGGCTTCCCCATGA
- a CDS encoding HlyD family efflux transporter periplasmic adaptor subunit produces MNRWLYFPVVAILFACSGDPQDTPAVGTLERDRIDLVAESDDPIVEIAVRVGQQVEAGESLLRLDPTRFDARVAQAEARRDEALARSAEATRGPRAERIEEGRARLAGARSAARTAQRELERAEALVDVVFSSRSRLDILRAEADAARSQSAQARASLDALLEGSTAEQLEQSSSALAAAEAAVREALVYRERLELRAPVAGQIDALPFELGERARPGTPLVVILADHAPYARVHVPEAVRVLVAPGSEATIAVEGLDKSYRGRLREVSHEASFTPYYALTRHDRGRLAYLAEV; encoded by the coding sequence ATGAACCGCTGGCTCTACTTCCCGGTCGTCGCCATCCTGTTCGCCTGCAGCGGGGATCCTCAGGACACCCCTGCCGTCGGCACCCTCGAGCGGGACCGCATCGACCTCGTCGCCGAAAGCGACGACCCGATCGTGGAGATCGCCGTTCGCGTGGGACAGCAGGTCGAAGCGGGCGAATCGCTGCTGCGCCTCGATCCCACTCGGTTCGATGCCCGCGTCGCCCAGGCCGAAGCGCGACGCGACGAAGCCCTGGCCCGTAGCGCCGAGGCCACGCGGGGCCCACGGGCCGAACGCATCGAGGAAGGGCGCGCGCGGCTGGCCGGTGCCCGCAGCGCCGCACGCACAGCACAGCGGGAACTCGAACGCGCTGAAGCCCTTGTCGACGTGGTTTTTTCTTCCCGCTCCCGCCTCGACATCCTTCGCGCCGAAGCCGACGCTGCTCGCTCCCAGAGCGCTCAGGCCCGCGCCTCCCTCGACGCCCTGCTCGAGGGATCGACCGCCGAGCAACTCGAACAGAGCAGCAGCGCTCTGGCCGCCGCCGAAGCCGCGGTTCGCGAGGCACTCGTCTACCGGGAGCGGCTCGAGCTGCGCGCACCGGTTGCCGGGCAGATCGACGCTCTGCCCTTCGAGCTGGGCGAACGCGCGCGGCCGGGCACCCCGCTCGTCGTGATACTCGCCGATCACGCGCCCTACGCCCGGGTGCACGTTCCCGAGGCCGTGCGTGTGTTGGTTGCGCCGGGCAGCGAGGCGACGATCGCAGTCGAAGGGCTCGACAAGAGCTACCGTGGGCGCCTCCGCGAGGTTTCACACGAAGCGTCGTTCACGCCCTACTACGCGCTCACCCGTCACGATCGCGGGCGGCTCGCCTACCTGGCGGAGGTCTAG
- a CDS encoding fatty acid desaturase family protein: protein MSAVTASEPTLERHTAQGNTRWRDSFTREEIRELLAMNDLRSWGSLLLDWGIVIAAMAWVAIWPNPLTILVALVLIGARQLGFAVLMHEASHHSLFSNRRVNDFVGQWLCAYPVWSDTLVYRPYHLGHHARTGTPEDPDIGLVKPFPITRASLRRKIWRDLSGQTGMKFVRGAWKRSFGRMASPEGRRAAVGFAVTNGLMITLLFALGYPLLYLLWAGAFMTTHTLVTRIRAIAEHALTPDADDPLNNTRTTHARWWERLILAPNRVNFHLEHHLLMTVPHYHLPRMHEMLRERGVLDRACIEENGYAAILRRAASRSA from the coding sequence ATGTCTGCCGTCACCGCCTCTGAACCGACCCTCGAACGCCACACCGCCCAGGGGAATACCCGGTGGCGCGATTCGTTCACGCGCGAGGAGATCCGGGAGCTGTTGGCGATGAACGATCTGCGCTCCTGGGGCTCCCTGCTTCTGGACTGGGGAATCGTCATCGCGGCCATGGCCTGGGTCGCCATCTGGCCGAACCCGCTCACCATTCTCGTCGCGCTGGTATTGATCGGTGCCCGCCAACTGGGCTTCGCTGTGCTCATGCACGAAGCCTCCCACCACAGCTTGTTCTCCAATCGCCGGGTGAATGACTTCGTTGGACAATGGCTCTGCGCCTACCCGGTGTGGAGCGACACCCTCGTCTACCGGCCCTACCACCTGGGCCATCACGCCCGCACGGGTACGCCGGAAGATCCGGACATCGGTCTCGTGAAGCCCTTCCCCATCACGCGGGCCAGCCTTCGCCGCAAGATCTGGCGCGATCTCTCGGGCCAGACCGGAATGAAGTTCGTCCGCGGCGCCTGGAAACGCAGCTTTGGACGCATGGCGTCGCCGGAAGGCCGACGCGCGGCGGTGGGCTTCGCGGTGACGAATGGCCTGATGATCACCTTGCTCTTCGCGCTCGGGTACCCTCTTCTCTATCTGCTCTGGGCCGGCGCTTTCATGACGACCCATACGCTCGTCACGCGCATCCGCGCCATCGCGGAGCACGCCCTTACGCCCGATGCGGACGACCCGCTGAACAATACGCGTACGACCCATGCCCGCTGGTGGGAACGTCTGATCCTTGCGCCCAATCGGGTCAATTTCCATCTGGAACATCATCTGCTGATGACCGTTCCCCACTATCACCTGCCGCGCATGCACGAGATGCTCCGCGAGCGAGGCGTTCTGGATCGGGCCTGCATCGAAGAGAACGGATACGCTGCCATCCTGAGGCGTGCCGCATCACGATCGGCTTGA
- a CDS encoding BCCT family transporter produces the protein MTGPADHPGSGGQPTRLARLGFSSTSSLIAVGSVAAFVIGSAASIEVSGAALAGAKDWVVHHLDWLFVGTATLSLVGVAGIGCSPLGRVRLGPDRDTPEFGNVAWFAMLLSAGLASGILYWATAEPVLHFQANPFFALAGIAPATEAAVPTALRITVLHWGLHGWAFYVVIALAIGIQSHRHGRPMTFRIALHPLLGERYVDRWPGLAVDLLALFGTVCGVATSIGLAAAGMNATLSRLFGVGVSTSHQVAIVVAVCALGAASALSGVARGVRRLSEVNVWLSLLLLIAVAMLGPTLHLGGLLLSTLVDYASSFLSVGSWVAGSPAEQSWQADWTIFYWGWWLAWAPFVGLFIARISKGRSVREVAVAVLLVPALVIVVWMTIFGGTALHQELAETGAVSLAVNQDYSLGIVAVIENLGSVGFEMPLLFLAAFLLFTWMITSLDSATLVLCMLLGSGNSPPAKVFWGVALAAVTCALMLVGGVSALQAASIVVGFPLAIVVLLAGGGLVVDLMGRGR, from the coding sequence TTGACGGGACCCGCAGACCATCCGGGTTCGGGAGGTCAGCCTACGAGGCTCGCTCGCCTTGGCTTCTCCAGCACCTCCTCACTGATCGCCGTAGGCTCCGTCGCTGCGTTCGTCATCGGTTCGGCGGCGTCGATCGAGGTTTCAGGCGCAGCCCTGGCCGGTGCCAAGGACTGGGTCGTCCACCATCTCGACTGGTTGTTCGTCGGAACCGCAACGCTCTCGCTGGTCGGCGTCGCGGGGATCGGTTGCTCTCCGCTCGGTCGCGTGCGCCTCGGGCCGGATCGGGACACGCCTGAATTCGGAAACGTGGCCTGGTTCGCGATGCTGCTCTCGGCGGGGTTGGCATCCGGAATCCTTTACTGGGCTACGGCCGAACCTGTGCTGCATTTCCAGGCGAACCCCTTTTTCGCATTGGCCGGGATCGCGCCCGCAACCGAAGCAGCCGTTCCGACGGCCTTGCGAATCACGGTGCTTCATTGGGGGCTCCATGGTTGGGCGTTCTATGTGGTCATTGCGCTTGCCATCGGCATCCAGAGCCACCGTCATGGGCGGCCCATGACGTTTCGGATCGCCCTTCATCCTCTCCTCGGCGAGCGTTATGTCGATCGCTGGCCCGGGCTGGCGGTGGATCTGCTGGCGCTCTTCGGGACGGTCTGCGGAGTGGCGACGTCCATCGGGCTCGCTGCGGCCGGCATGAATGCGACGCTCAGCAGGTTGTTTGGCGTTGGGGTGAGCACCTCGCATCAAGTCGCGATCGTTGTCGCCGTCTGCGCTCTGGGTGCGGCATCTGCGTTGTCCGGGGTGGCCCGTGGCGTGCGGCGGCTCAGCGAGGTCAATGTCTGGCTCAGTCTCCTTCTCTTGATCGCCGTGGCCATGCTCGGGCCGACGCTCCACCTCGGCGGGCTGCTGCTCTCCACGCTCGTGGACTACGCATCGAGCTTCCTCTCCGTCGGGTCGTGGGTGGCGGGTAGCCCGGCTGAGCAGAGCTGGCAGGCGGACTGGACGATCTTCTACTGGGGATGGTGGCTGGCCTGGGCACCCTTCGTCGGTCTCTTCATCGCACGCATCTCCAAGGGTCGAAGTGTGCGCGAGGTGGCGGTCGCCGTCTTGCTCGTCCCCGCCCTCGTGATCGTCGTCTGGATGACGATCTTCGGCGGCACGGCTCTCCATCAGGAGTTGGCCGAAACCGGAGCCGTCAGTCTCGCGGTGAATCAGGACTACAGCCTCGGCATCGTGGCGGTGATCGAGAACCTGGGGAGCGTCGGATTCGAGATGCCCCTTCTCTTCCTCGCAGCTTTCCTGCTCTTCACATGGATGATCACTTCTCTCGATTCAGCGACGCTCGTCCTGTGCATGCTGCTGGGCTCAGGCAATAGCCCGCCGGCCAAGGTGTTCTGGGGAGTAGCCCTGGCGGCTGTGACGTGCGCGCTCATGTTGGTGGGAGGGGTTTCAGCGCTCCAGGCGGCCTCGATCGTCGTCGGCTTCCCCCTTGCGATCGTCGTCCTGCTGGCCGGGGGAGGCCTCGTGGTCGATCTCATGGGGAGGGGCCGCTGA
- the betA gene encoding choline dehydrogenase — protein MHGPGSKAYDYVIVGGGSAGCVLAHRLSAEPDVRVLVLEAGRRDAWWDVFIHMPAAFAFPIGNPRYDWCYESEPEAAMADRRISHARGKVLGGSSSINGMIFQRGNPLDYERWAREPGLEEWSHAHCLPYFKRMETCRAGGDEWRGEAGPLILERGAAANPLFHAFFDGVQQAGYELTEDVNGYRQEGFARFDRNLTRGRRWSAARAYLHPVKGRPNLDVLCGSSATRILFEGKRAVGVEFRSAGSPSERIAAGEVICCGGAFNSPQLLQLSGVGRASLLGKYGIPVVADLPGVGENLQDHLEVYIQHACRKPISFSTSLAYWRRPWIGAQWLAGRGPGMTNHFEAGGFVRSHAGIEQPDLMFHFLPLAVRYDGTRPARGHGYQIHVGPMLAEARGSVRIRSVDPQVPPALRFNYLATERDRKDWLAAVRIAREILAQPAFEGFDRGELSPGPSVESDEEILDWVVRDAETALHPSCTCRMGKDDEAVTDPRSMRVHGVDGVRVIDASVMPTITNGNIYAPVMMIAEKASDLVLGNTPLPPDPAPFHRAEAG, from the coding sequence ATGCACGGCCCCGGGTCGAAGGCCTACGACTACGTCATCGTGGGCGGCGGATCAGCGGGCTGTGTGCTTGCCCACCGGTTGAGCGCGGAGCCGGATGTTCGCGTGCTCGTGCTGGAGGCTGGCCGCCGGGATGCCTGGTGGGATGTCTTCATCCACATGCCGGCCGCCTTTGCATTCCCGATCGGCAACCCCCGCTACGACTGGTGCTACGAATCCGAGCCCGAGGCGGCCATGGCGGATCGCCGCATCAGCCATGCGCGGGGCAAGGTCCTCGGCGGTTCGAGCAGCATCAACGGCATGATCTTCCAGCGCGGGAATCCCCTCGACTACGAACGATGGGCCCGCGAGCCCGGCCTCGAGGAATGGAGTCATGCCCACTGCCTGCCCTATTTCAAGCGGATGGAAACCTGTCGCGCCGGCGGCGATGAATGGCGTGGAGAAGCCGGCCCCCTGATCCTGGAACGAGGTGCTGCTGCCAATCCTCTCTTTCACGCCTTCTTCGATGGTGTGCAGCAGGCAGGCTACGAGCTGACCGAGGATGTGAACGGCTACCGGCAGGAGGGATTCGCTCGTTTCGATCGGAACCTGACGCGAGGGCGGCGGTGGAGCGCCGCACGGGCGTATCTGCATCCCGTGAAGGGAAGGCCGAATCTCGATGTGTTGTGCGGCTCGTCCGCAACGCGGATTCTCTTCGAGGGCAAGCGTGCAGTGGGCGTCGAGTTCCGGAGTGCCGGCTCTCCCTCCGAGCGCATAGCGGCGGGTGAGGTGATCTGCTGCGGCGGGGCCTTCAACTCACCTCAACTCCTGCAACTCTCGGGTGTCGGTCGCGCGTCGCTTCTCGGGAAGTATGGGATCCCTGTCGTGGCAGATCTGCCGGGTGTCGGAGAGAACCTGCAGGACCATCTGGAGGTCTACATCCAGCACGCCTGCAGGAAGCCGATTTCGTTCTCGACTTCCCTGGCCTACTGGCGCCGCCCATGGATCGGGGCCCAGTGGCTGGCCGGCCGGGGGCCCGGCATGACCAATCACTTCGAGGCCGGTGGGTTCGTCCGCAGCCACGCGGGTATCGAACAGCCGGACCTGATGTTTCACTTCCTTCCCCTGGCCGTTCGCTACGACGGAACCCGGCCCGCGCGGGGGCATGGCTACCAGATTCATGTGGGTCCGATGCTCGCCGAGGCTCGAGGAAGCGTGCGCATCCGGTCGGTGGATCCGCAAGTGCCGCCTGCGCTCCGTTTCAACTACCTGGCGACCGAGCGGGATCGGAAGGACTGGCTGGCCGCGGTCCGAATTGCCCGCGAAATCCTCGCCCAACCTGCTTTCGAAGGCTTCGATCGTGGGGAGCTCTCTCCGGGGCCAAGCGTCGAATCCGACGAGGAGATCCTCGATTGGGTCGTCCGCGACGCAGAAACGGCCCTTCATCCCTCTTGTACCTGCCGAATGGGAAAGGATGACGAAGCGGTCACGGACCCCCGCAGCATGCGTGTTCACGGCGTGGATGGCGTGAGGGTCATCGATGCATCGGTGATGCCCACGATCACGAACGGGAACATCTATGCCCCCGTGATGATGATCGCCGAGAAGGCTTCGGACCTGGTTCTCGGGAATACCCCGCTTCCGCCGGATCCGGCCCCCTTCCATCGCGCTGAGGCCGGTTGA
- a CDS encoding PaaX family transcriptional regulator, with protein MPDPTGKSLTLDLLSTLRGGSMPISALVAAGQLFDVAEGSLRVAVTRLVAAGQVERDERGRYRLGGAAAPVTHQLDRWRRIDERMCSWNGSWIGVHLGAGSRDAARRRDERALRWFGFEELTPGLRVRPDNLRGGVAGQREALLSLGLESETLVLRLDELDAEAERRACGLWDSQALESGYRQAIRELAESEIRMHHGSEAQAMVESFLLGGRIIRQLAFDPLLPEPLIDPEPRRALVQAMLHYDRLGRRSWAAFMERHGAPHTRNPIHSGGGEPLPALS; from the coding sequence GTGCCTGACCCGACCGGCAAGAGCCTGACCCTCGATCTGCTTTCCACGCTGCGGGGCGGCAGCATGCCCATCTCGGCTCTGGTCGCTGCGGGCCAGCTCTTCGATGTGGCCGAAGGAAGCCTCCGGGTCGCCGTCACGCGGCTGGTCGCAGCCGGGCAAGTCGAACGAGACGAGCGCGGGCGATACCGGCTCGGTGGAGCAGCCGCTCCCGTCACGCATCAGCTCGATCGTTGGCGCCGGATCGACGAGCGAATGTGTAGCTGGAACGGCAGCTGGATCGGGGTGCACCTCGGAGCCGGCAGCCGAGACGCCGCACGGCGAAGAGACGAACGAGCACTCCGATGGTTCGGCTTCGAGGAACTCACGCCAGGCCTGCGCGTACGCCCGGACAACCTTCGCGGCGGCGTCGCGGGCCAGCGCGAAGCCCTCCTCTCCCTGGGCCTGGAGTCCGAGACCCTGGTCCTCCGGCTCGACGAACTCGACGCCGAAGCGGAACGGCGCGCATGCGGCTTATGGGATTCCCAGGCCCTGGAGAGTGGCTACCGACAGGCCATCCGCGAGCTGGCCGAGAGTGAGATCCGCATGCACCATGGCTCGGAAGCGCAAGCCATGGTCGAGTCTTTTTTGTTAGGTGGCCGAATCATCCGTCAGCTGGCCTTCGACCCTCTACTGCCGGAACCCTTGATCGATCCCGAGCCCCGCCGCGCGCTCGTCCAGGCCATGCTCCACTACGATCGACTGGGCCGCCGCAGCTGGGCCGCCTTCATGGAGCGCCACGGCGCGCCACATACCCGAAACCCCATTCATAGCGGCGGAGGTGAACCCCTCCCCGCCTTGTCGTGA
- a CDS encoding TetR/AcrR family transcriptional regulator, producing the protein MSDPIRSRSPGRPQLDPDHPSVRERLIQSAARLVAERGYDATSIRQIATHADVTPAMVAYYFGDKRGLLEAILDHAFERLVQGVQQMAAQEEVADGPFVTRFVPLYLRAVTREPWIPQLLMREVLSADTPVREQFVERFAQRVVAVVPAIFAREIEAGRMRRDLDPKLTLLSLIGMCVFPLVAEPILGPLLGFQVDPAFAGRLTDHTVGLFLEGAAPREEAT; encoded by the coding sequence GTGAGTGATCCCATCCGATCTCGCAGTCCCGGCCGCCCCCAGCTCGACCCGGACCATCCCAGCGTCCGCGAGCGGCTGATCCAATCGGCCGCGAGATTGGTGGCCGAACGTGGCTACGACGCAACTTCGATCCGGCAGATCGCCACCCACGCCGACGTCACACCGGCCATGGTCGCCTACTACTTCGGAGACAAACGCGGCCTGCTCGAGGCCATCCTGGATCACGCCTTCGAGCGGCTGGTCCAGGGCGTTCAGCAAATGGCTGCTCAAGAGGAGGTTGCAGATGGCCCGTTCGTCACCCGCTTCGTGCCGCTCTACCTCCGTGCGGTGACACGGGAGCCGTGGATCCCGCAGTTGCTGATGCGCGAGGTGTTGTCCGCGGATACACCCGTGCGGGAGCAGTTCGTCGAGCGCTTCGCGCAACGGGTCGTTGCCGTGGTGCCGGCCATCTTCGCCCGGGAGATCGAGGCCGGGCGAATGCGGCGAGATCTCGACCCCAAGCTCACCCTGCTCTCCCTGATTGGCATGTGTGTGTTCCCGCTGGTCGCCGAGCCGATCCTCGGCCCTCTGCTGGGCTTCCAGGTAGACCCGGCGTTCGCCGGGCGGCTCACCGACCACACCGTCGGGCTCTTCCTCGAAGGTGCGGCACCGCGCGAGGAGGCGACGTGA